A genomic segment from Pseudomonas sessilinigenes encodes:
- the pseC gene encoding UDP-4-amino-4,6-dideoxy-N-acetyl-beta-L-altrosamine transaminase produces MIPYGRQSLDQADIDAVVQVLQSDWLTQGPGIEAFEQAMALRCQAAHGVAVCNATSALHIACLAAGLGPGDWLWTSPNTFLASANCGRYCGAQVDFVDIDPHTWNLDAQALERKLLFAAAKGRLPKVLVAVAFSGQSCDMRRLAELAERYGFILIEDASHAVGASYAGRPVGCGEFAAMTVFSFHPVKIITSAEGGMVMTNDAELADHLRRLRSHGMTRDPAQMRGDSHGPWYYQQTELGFNYRMTDLQAALGLSQLNKLDEFVQRRRYLAERYRQRLQELPLTLPRSQAEAQSAWHLYVVRLQPEGLRRSHREVFEGLRAAGIGVNLHYIPVHLQPYYQDLGFAAGDFPEAERYYAQAISLPMYPGLSDDEQDYVVEQLQRLLRAPEAA; encoded by the coding sequence ATGATCCCCTACGGTCGCCAGAGCCTGGACCAGGCGGATATCGATGCCGTGGTGCAGGTCCTGCAGTCCGACTGGCTGACCCAGGGGCCGGGCATCGAGGCCTTTGAGCAGGCGATGGCGCTGCGTTGCCAGGCGGCCCATGGCGTGGCGGTATGCAATGCGACATCAGCCCTGCATATCGCTTGCCTGGCTGCCGGCCTGGGACCCGGCGACTGGCTGTGGACCAGTCCCAACACCTTCCTGGCGTCGGCCAACTGTGGGCGTTATTGCGGGGCACAGGTGGATTTCGTCGATATCGATCCACATACCTGGAACCTCGATGCCCAGGCGCTGGAGCGCAAATTGCTGTTCGCCGCTGCCAAGGGGCGCCTGCCCAAGGTGCTGGTGGCCGTGGCCTTCTCTGGGCAAAGCTGTGACATGCGCCGGCTGGCGGAGCTCGCCGAGCGCTATGGCTTCATCCTGATCGAGGATGCCTCCCATGCCGTTGGCGCCAGCTATGCCGGGCGTCCGGTGGGTTGTGGCGAGTTCGCGGCGATGACGGTGTTCAGCTTTCACCCGGTGAAGATCATTACCAGTGCCGAAGGTGGCATGGTCATGACCAACGACGCTGAGCTGGCGGACCATTTGCGGCGCTTGCGCAGCCATGGCATGACCCGTGACCCGGCGCAGATGAGAGGGGACTCCCACGGCCCCTGGTACTACCAACAGACCGAACTTGGGTTCAACTACCGGATGACGGACCTGCAGGCGGCCCTGGGGTTGTCACAGTTGAACAAGCTGGACGAGTTCGTGCAGCGCCGTCGTTACCTGGCCGAGCGCTACCGGCAGCGGTTGCAGGAATTGCCGCTGACGCTGCCGCGGTCCCAGGCTGAAGCGCAGTCGGCCTGGCACTTGTATGTCGTACGGTTGCAGCCTGAAGGCCTGCGGCGTTCCCATCGAGAGGTTTTCGAGGGCCTGAGGGCCGCGGGAATCGGCGTCAACCTGCATTACATCCCGGTGCACCTGCAGCCCTATTACCAGGACCTGGGTTTCGCCGCAGGGGATTTTCCCGAGGCCGAACGCTATTACGCCCAGGCCATCAGCTTGCCCATGTACCCCGGATTGAGCGACGACGAGCAGGATTATGTGGTCGAGCAGTTGCAACGCTTGCTCCGGGCACCGGAGGCCGCGTGA
- the pseF gene encoding pseudaminic acid cytidylyltransferase has translation MSAVAIIPARGGSKRIPRKNLKPFDGVPMIVRSIDIARASGLFQHVVVSTDDPEIAELAVAHGAEVPFVRPESLADDFTGTAAVIVHALQALREQGRVFEYACCIYATAPLLQQRYLRQGLEALVAHPERGFAFSVCGFGFPVQRALTLDADGAVQALYPEFRQVRSQDLPAAYQDAAQFYWGRTHAWLEGQVLFSPRSLPVILPRHLVQDIDTEEDWRRAEYLYAALKAGGELE, from the coding sequence GTGAGCGCCGTCGCGATCATTCCCGCCCGTGGCGGCAGCAAGCGGATCCCGCGCAAGAACCTCAAGCCCTTCGATGGCGTACCGATGATCGTGCGCTCGATCGACATCGCCCGTGCTTCGGGGCTGTTCCAGCACGTGGTGGTCAGCACCGATGATCCTGAGATTGCCGAGCTGGCCGTGGCCCATGGCGCTGAAGTGCCTTTTGTTCGCCCCGAGAGCCTGGCGGATGATTTCACTGGCACTGCCGCGGTCATCGTCCATGCCTTGCAGGCGTTGCGGGAGCAGGGGCGGGTGTTCGAATACGCCTGTTGCATCTATGCAACTGCGCCGTTGCTGCAGCAGCGCTACCTGCGCCAGGGGCTGGAAGCGCTGGTGGCGCATCCGGAACGAGGGTTCGCTTTCTCGGTGTGTGGCTTTGGTTTTCCGGTGCAGCGGGCATTGACCCTCGATGCCGATGGCGCCGTGCAGGCTCTGTATCCGGAGTTTCGCCAGGTTCGCTCCCAGGACCTGCCGGCGGCCTACCAGGATGCCGCGCAGTTCTATTGGGGGCGGACCCACGCCTGGCTGGAGGGCCAGGTACTGTTTTCGCCTCGCAGCCTGCCAGTGATCCTGCCGCGCCATTTGGTGCAGGACATCGATACCGAGGAAGACTGGCGGCGTGCCGAGTATCTGTATGCCGCGCTCAAGGCCGGAGGCGAGCTGGAATGA
- the pseG gene encoding UDP-2,4-diacetamido-2,4,6-trideoxy-beta-L-altropyranose hydrolase, translating to MRVLIRADASPAIGSGHVARCLTLARALRAQGANVAFACRRLPGHRLADLQAEGFQVFELPAVYAGEQPGAGIEAALPWQADIAALATVLGEQSCFDWVLVDHYGLDHQWQRAARQWAPRIAAIDDLANRRHAVDLLLDQNFSGTAEAYAGLHDDTCRTLFGPRFALLREAFQRPARVILPRARRVLVNFGGFDAARQTHKAMLALAQLPELDVDFVAGNENPDWQAMQMLAVTRPNWRLHGYVADFAGLLGAADLCLGAGGGTSWERAALGVPSVCVSVAANQEANARLLAEAGAHLYLGRCEEVSVEQLRQALGLLVENPGLRHCLAERGRELVDGLGVQRVAAALFCAVLRWRPASFADARLLFEGRNAEAVRRWSRQSEPTGWQEHVQWLTGALGDPERLLLIAELLDGPVGMLRYDRQGEVAEVSIYLFAGRFGQGWGRALLEQGEGHLMRHWPEVKRLRAQVLAQNQVSLALFRGAGYEQGACEFTRVLKESLDD from the coding sequence ATGAGGGTGCTGATTCGCGCAGATGCCTCGCCGGCCATCGGCAGCGGGCATGTGGCCCGATGCCTGACCCTGGCCAGGGCCCTGCGTGCGCAAGGTGCCAATGTGGCGTTCGCTTGCCGGCGTTTGCCCGGCCATCGCCTGGCCGACTTGCAGGCCGAAGGGTTCCAGGTTTTCGAGTTGCCCGCGGTCTATGCCGGCGAGCAGCCGGGGGCCGGCATCGAGGCCGCCTTGCCCTGGCAGGCGGATATCGCGGCGCTGGCTACGGTGCTGGGCGAGCAGTCGTGCTTCGACTGGGTGCTGGTGGATCACTATGGCCTGGATCATCAGTGGCAGCGTGCTGCACGCCAGTGGGCGCCACGGATTGCCGCGATCGACGACCTGGCCAATCGCCGGCATGCCGTGGACTTGTTGCTGGACCAGAACTTCAGCGGCACCGCCGAGGCTTATGCAGGGTTGCATGATGATACTTGCCGCACCCTGTTCGGCCCGCGCTTCGCATTGTTGCGTGAGGCGTTCCAGCGTCCGGCGCGGGTGATCCTGCCCCGAGCGCGACGAGTGCTGGTGAACTTCGGTGGTTTCGATGCTGCGCGCCAGACTCACAAGGCCATGCTGGCGCTGGCGCAATTGCCCGAGCTGGACGTGGACTTTGTCGCCGGCAACGAAAACCCTGACTGGCAGGCCATGCAAATGCTGGCAGTGACCAGGCCGAACTGGCGACTGCATGGCTATGTCGCGGATTTTGCCGGGCTCCTGGGGGCGGCCGACCTGTGCCTTGGGGCCGGCGGCGGTACCAGTTGGGAGCGTGCGGCGCTAGGGGTGCCTAGCGTCTGCGTCAGCGTGGCTGCTAACCAGGAGGCCAACGCCCGGCTACTGGCCGAGGCGGGAGCCCATCTGTACCTGGGGCGTTGCGAAGAGGTCAGTGTCGAGCAGCTACGCCAGGCCTTGGGCTTGCTTGTCGAGAATCCCGGCTTGCGTCACTGCCTGGCCGAGCGCGGGCGTGAGTTGGTGGATGGCCTGGGCGTGCAGCGCGTCGCTGCGGCGCTGTTCTGCGCGGTGTTGCGCTGGCGGCCGGCCAGCTTCGCGGATGCCAGGCTGTTGTTCGAGGGGCGCAACGCCGAAGCCGTAAGGCGCTGGTCAAGGCAGTCCGAACCTACGGGCTGGCAGGAGCATGTGCAATGGCTGACAGGCGCCCTGGGCGACCCAGAACGCCTGTTGCTGATTGCCGAGCTGCTTGACGGTCCTGTGGGCATGCTGCGCTACGATCGCCAGGGAGAAGTGGCCGAAGTGTCGATCTACCTGTTTGCGGGGCGATTCGGCCAGGGCTGGGGGCGTGCGTTGCTGGAGCAGGGCGAGGGCCACCTGATGCGCCACTGGCCTGAGGTCAAGCGCCTGCGGGCCCAGGTATTGGCGCAGAACCAGGTTTCGCTGGCGCTGTTTCGCGGGGCCGGTTATGAGCAGGGGGCTTGCGAATTCACCCGTGTACTGAAGGAGTCTCTGGATGACTAG
- the pseI gene encoding pseudaminic acid synthase — MTSFKIGSRSVGAGAAPLIIAEMSGNHNQSLDLALRIVEAAAKAGAHALKLQTYTADTMTLDLDQGEFFIKDPDSLWAGSSLYELYRQAHTPWEWHEPIFARARELGMLAFSTPFDESAVDFLEGLGVPAYKIASFENTDLPLIRRVAATGKPLIISTGMASIAELDESVRVAREAGCRDLVLLKCTSTYPASPANSNLLTIPHLRALFGCEVGLSDHSMGVGVSVAAVALGATVIEKHFTLDRAAGGVDASFSLEPAELASLVVETERAWQAMGQVRYGPTQAEGKSLVYRRSLYVTRDMQAGELFCADNVRAIRPGLGLAPKHYEALLGRRARQALKRGTALDWTLVE, encoded by the coding sequence ATGACTAGTTTCAAGATCGGCTCGCGCTCCGTGGGCGCAGGTGCCGCGCCGCTGATCATCGCCGAGATGAGTGGCAACCATAACCAGTCGCTGGATCTGGCCTTGCGAATCGTCGAGGCGGCAGCCAAGGCCGGAGCCCACGCGCTGAAGCTGCAGACCTATACAGCCGATACCATGACCCTGGACCTGGATCAGGGTGAGTTTTTCATCAAGGATCCGGATAGTCTCTGGGCTGGCTCCTCCCTGTACGAACTGTATCGGCAGGCCCATACCCCCTGGGAGTGGCACGAACCGATCTTCGCCCGGGCGCGGGAGCTGGGCATGCTGGCATTTTCCACGCCTTTCGATGAGAGCGCGGTGGACTTTCTCGAAGGCCTCGGGGTTCCGGCCTATAAGATCGCCAGTTTCGAAAATACCGACCTGCCGTTGATTCGCCGGGTCGCGGCCACGGGCAAGCCGTTGATCATTTCCACGGGCATGGCCAGCATCGCCGAGCTGGACGAAAGCGTACGGGTTGCCCGCGAAGCCGGCTGCCGCGACCTGGTGCTGCTCAAGTGCACCAGTACCTATCCGGCCTCGCCGGCCAACAGCAACCTGCTGACGATTCCGCACCTGCGGGCGTTGTTCGGTTGTGAGGTGGGGTTGTCCGATCACAGCATGGGCGTCGGGGTTTCGGTAGCGGCCGTGGCCCTGGGGGCCACGGTGATCGAAAAGCATTTCACGCTGGATCGCGCGGCGGGCGGCGTCGATGCCAGCTTTTCCCTGGAGCCTGCGGAGCTGGCCAGCCTGGTGGTGGAAACCGAGCGAGCCTGGCAGGCCATGGGGCAGGTGCGTTATGGCCCGACCCAGGCCGAGGGCAAGTCCCTGGTGTATCGCCGTTCGTTGTATGTCACCCGGGACATGCAGGCCGGGGAGTTGTTCTGCGCCGACAATGTACGGGCGATTCGCCCCGGACTGGGGTTGGCGCCCAAGCACTATGAGGCGTTGCTCGGACGGCGCGCGCGCCAGGCGCTGAAACGTGGCACCGCGCTGGATTGGACGCTCGTCGAATAA
- a CDS encoding ketoacyl-ACP synthase III produces MIGIKSIASYVPVAGLDNYAQGAKFGKDEEFILGKIGSAFLPRKEAAQETSDLCVEAVNALFANNPELKREAIDVLIVVTQNGDEEGLPHTAAIVQDKLGLPTSLAAFDISLGCSGYVYGIYAIKGFMEAAGLKNGLLVTADPYSKIVDPEDRNTTMLFGDAATATWLGEDAPWQLGKAKFGTDGSGAAHLKVSDGVFFMNGRQVFNFALLKVPAHLHELLGESGLQPEDIDAFCIHQGSAAIVDAVARRFEDNPEKFIKDMVETGNTVSSSIPLLLEKHMFDSSWKRVALSGFGVGLSWGSAIIYRA; encoded by the coding sequence ATGATTGGCATAAAAAGCATTGCGAGCTACGTGCCTGTAGCCGGCCTGGATAACTACGCACAAGGTGCAAAATTCGGCAAGGATGAAGAGTTCATCCTGGGCAAGATCGGATCGGCCTTCCTGCCTCGCAAAGAGGCCGCCCAAGAAACTTCCGACCTGTGCGTCGAAGCTGTCAATGCATTGTTCGCCAACAACCCCGAACTCAAGCGCGAAGCCATTGACGTGCTGATCGTGGTCACCCAGAACGGCGACGAGGAGGGCTTGCCCCATACCGCGGCGATCGTTCAGGACAAGCTGGGCCTTCCAACCAGCCTGGCGGCCTTCGATATTTCCCTGGGTTGCTCCGGGTATGTCTACGGCATCTATGCCATCAAGGGCTTCATGGAGGCCGCAGGGCTGAAAAATGGCCTGCTGGTGACTGCCGACCCTTATTCGAAGATCGTCGATCCCGAGGATCGCAATACCACCATGTTGTTCGGTGATGCGGCGACCGCCACCTGGTTGGGTGAGGATGCGCCCTGGCAGTTGGGCAAGGCCAAGTTCGGTACCGATGGCTCCGGAGCTGCACACTTGAAGGTGTCCGATGGTGTGTTCTTCATGAATGGCCGCCAGGTGTTCAACTTCGCCCTGCTCAAGGTCCCGGCCCACCTGCACGAACTGCTGGGTGAGTCAGGCTTGCAGCCCGAGGATATCGATGCCTTCTGCATCCACCAGGGCAGCGCCGCCATCGTTGACGCCGTGGCCCGGCGTTTCGAGGACAATCCTGAGAAATTCATCAAGGACATGGTGGAAACCGGCAATACTGTGTCTTCGAGCATCCCGCTGCTGTTGGAGAAGCACATGTTCGACTCCAGCTGGAAGCGCGTGGCCCTGAGCGGCTTCGGTGTTGGCCTGTCCTGGGGGTCGGCGATCATCTACCGCGCGTGA
- a CDS encoding motility associated factor glycosyltransferase family protein produces MSDCFEHNARVLKERWPALQARIEAEDGAALQADLVQGLGSTLSISGIQLTSRHDRTLEARQQAASLPQEAVLHLYGTGLGDLQLELLARPSLERLYVHILNGAVFKLVLQLLEQDGWLADPRVELLYAGDLREIQLPFFALPAELVLADDHSAKIRDRLISETHLAFNNRLFSEDVEQLQERLVAVEPWVAIDPDVARLFDTCVGREVFVIATGPSLEQHFGALRALAGQAHRPLLMCVDTAYMPLRRNGIRPDLVVSIDQRISTRHLPPEDSEGTILVYMPLADPQVLEGWQGPRYVGYSASDVFQALRQRLPRAQLHSGGSVIHPAVDLAVRMGGKRITLFGADFAFALNRTHAGWEDGDLGPQLGVARHWVLDGHGQRVRTQLNFRSYLCELERYIETRPDVAFFNTSRSGAMIAGTTFHGDYVQ; encoded by the coding sequence ATGAGCGACTGCTTTGAACATAACGCCCGGGTACTGAAGGAGCGCTGGCCGGCGCTGCAGGCCCGGATCGAGGCTGAGGATGGCGCCGCCCTGCAGGCGGACCTGGTGCAAGGACTGGGGTCGACCCTGAGCATTTCCGGCATCCAGTTGACCAGCCGCCATGACCGTACCCTGGAGGCTCGGCAACAGGCGGCCAGCTTGCCCCAGGAGGCGGTGCTGCATTTGTATGGAACGGGGCTTGGCGACCTGCAGTTGGAGTTATTGGCCAGGCCATCCCTTGAGCGCCTTTATGTGCATATTCTCAACGGCGCCGTGTTCAAGCTGGTGCTGCAGCTGCTGGAGCAGGACGGCTGGCTGGCCGATCCGCGGGTGGAGTTGCTGTACGCCGGTGACTTGCGCGAGATCCAGTTGCCGTTCTTCGCCCTGCCGGCCGAGCTGGTGCTGGCGGACGATCACAGCGCGAAGATTCGTGACCGGCTGATCAGCGAGACCCACCTGGCCTTCAATAACCGACTATTCAGTGAAGATGTGGAGCAGCTCCAGGAGCGGCTTGTGGCCGTGGAGCCATGGGTCGCGATCGATCCTGATGTCGCCCGGCTGTTCGATACCTGTGTTGGGCGAGAGGTTTTCGTCATCGCTACCGGGCCGAGCCTGGAGCAGCACTTTGGTGCATTGCGTGCCTTGGCCGGCCAGGCGCACAGGCCGCTGTTGATGTGTGTCGATACGGCCTATATGCCGCTGCGCAGGAATGGCATCCGGCCGGATCTGGTGGTGAGCATCGACCAGCGGATCTCCACTCGGCATCTACCGCCCGAGGACAGTGAGGGGACGATCCTGGTCTATATGCCCCTGGCCGATCCGCAGGTGCTCGAAGGCTGGCAGGGGCCGCGTTATGTCGGCTACTCGGCCAGCGATGTGTTCCAGGCGCTGCGCCAGCGCCTGCCTCGCGCGCAACTGCACTCTGGCGGGAGCGTGATTCATCCGGCGGTAGATCTGGCAGTGAGGATGGGCGGCAAGCGCATCACGCTATTCGGTGCGGATTTTGCGTTTGCGCTAAACCGTACCCATGCCGGCTGGGAAGATGGAGATCTGGGGCCTCAGCTGGGTGTGGCCAGGCATTGGGTGCTCGATGGTCACGGGCAGCGGGTGAGGACCCAGCTCAATTTTCGCAGTTACCTCTGCGAGTTGGAGCGATACATCGAGACTCGGCCTGATGTTGCTTTCTTCAATACCAGCCGTAGCGGCGCGATGATCGCCGGTACCACCTTCCACGGAGACTATGTCCAATGA
- a CDS encoding flagellin domain-containing protein, producing the protein MALTVNTNVTSLSVQKNLNRASDALSTSMTRLSSGLKINSAKDDAAGLQIATRMTSQIRGQNMAIKNANDGISIAQTAEGAMQESTNILQRMRELAVQARNDSNGTADRTALNKEFSQMSDELTRIAKSTNLNGKNLIDGTAGTMTFQVGSNTGATNQITITLASGFDASTLGVDSGTIAITGDSSNIDTNVTKSLDAIDKALQTINSSRADLGAAQNRLTSTISNLQNINENASAALGRVQDTDFAAETAQLTKQQTLQQASTAVLAQANQLPSAVLKLLQ; encoded by the coding sequence ATGGCTTTAACAGTAAACACTAACGTTACATCGCTGAGCGTTCAGAAAAACCTGAACCGCGCTTCCGACGCTCTGTCGACTTCGATGACTCGCCTGTCTTCCGGCCTGAAGATCAACAGTGCAAAAGACGACGCTGCTGGCCTGCAGATCGCTACCCGTATGACTTCGCAGATCCGTGGTCAGAACATGGCGATCAAGAACGCCAACGACGGTATCTCCATCGCCCAGACCGCTGAAGGTGCGATGCAAGAATCCACCAACATCCTGCAGCGTATGCGTGAACTGGCTGTTCAGGCTCGAAACGACTCCAACGGCACTGCTGACCGTACTGCTCTGAACAAAGAGTTCTCGCAGATGTCGGACGAGCTGACCCGTATCGCCAAGTCGACCAACCTGAACGGTAAGAACCTGATCGACGGTACTGCTGGCACCATGACCTTCCAGGTTGGTTCCAACACTGGCGCTACCAACCAGATCACCATCACCCTGGCTAGCGGCTTCGACGCTTCCACCCTGGGTGTTGACTCCGGCACCATCGCCATCACCGGCGACAGCTCCAACATCGACACCAACGTTACCAAGTCGCTGGATGCCATCGACAAGGCGCTGCAGACCATCAACTCCAGCCGTGCCGACCTCGGTGCTGCCCAGAACCGTCTGACCAGCACCATCTCCAACCTGCAGAACATCAACGAAAACGCCAGTGCTGCACTGGGTCGCGTACAAGATACCGACTTCGCTGCTGAAACTGCCCAGCTGACCAAGCAGCAGACTCTGCAACAAGCTTCGACCGCAGTTCTGGCCCAGGCCAACCAACTGCCATCCGCTGTACTGAAGCTGCTTCAGTAA
- a CDS encoding flagellar protein FlaG, producing the protein MDMSVKLNLSYPVAKPATPVADHPVEKSQDRVPAVAAVADPAVHTQENRKEAQSEQEKVKMAVQEIEKFVQSVKRNLEFSIDEPSGKVVVKVIASDSGEVVRQIPNEEVLRLANSLNDASSLLFSAKV; encoded by the coding sequence ATGGATATGAGCGTGAAGCTGAACTTGTCTTATCCCGTGGCCAAGCCCGCGACGCCTGTCGCTGACCACCCTGTGGAAAAGTCTCAAGACCGTGTTCCTGCTGTGGCTGCAGTGGCTGATCCAGCCGTGCACACCCAGGAAAACAGGAAAGAGGCTCAATCCGAGCAGGAAAAAGTAAAGATGGCCGTGCAGGAAATCGAGAAGTTCGTCCAATCGGTCAAGCGTAACCTGGAGTTCTCCATCGACGAGCCCTCCGGCAAAGTTGTAGTCAAAGTGATTGCCAGCGACTCGGGGGAAGTGGTTCGCCAGATCCCCAACGAAGAAGTGCTGAGACTGGCAAACAGTTTGAACGATGCCAGCAGCCTGCTGTTCAGCGCCAAGGTCTGA
- the fliD gene encoding flagellar filament capping protein FliD, whose amino-acid sequence MASPILPGTGLGSGLDTGAIVKALVNADKAAKQGQIDRATASNSASISGIGTLQSLLSTFQSTLSVAGLGSAVNPAFTGFAATSSDAKFVDATAGNDAVAGKYTVTVQNLATSSKVASQAFSGGVSSPISKGTLTITQGSSSYSLAVGANATLQSVRDAINADSKMASSGISANIVTDSFGSRLVVGSDKTGVGTDLSVSGIPELQIDGTKVMSDKDNPVTATSSGAIGSLAKDANFTVDGMVLTSKYNTVTQAISGLKLNLVAPTAPNTSITVEVKTNTEGLKTSIQKFVDAYNAVANGISTLTKPSLDDDGKLTVPAPLTGDPLPRSILAAIREPLSQVGSGGKLTVLAQLGITTNQKTGALDFDDKKFTAAMNDKKLGGEVQKLFTGDDAVPGSGLLDRMTAAIKPFTQGVGTTEGILTTRTKNLDMVKKKLTDQQAALDRRIETLTAVLTKKYNDMDTLVGKLKATGNNITSMFEALNAQKKS is encoded by the coding sequence ATGGCAAGTCCAATTCTACCGGGTACCGGTCTGGGTTCCGGTCTCGATACCGGTGCCATCGTCAAGGCATTGGTCAATGCTGACAAAGCAGCCAAGCAGGGCCAGATCGACCGTGCAACCGCGAGCAACAGCGCGAGCATCTCCGGTATCGGAACCTTGCAATCGTTGCTGTCGACCTTTCAAAGCACCCTCTCGGTCGCCGGGCTGGGCAGTGCTGTCAATCCAGCCTTTACAGGTTTTGCCGCGACTTCCAGCGATGCCAAGTTCGTGGATGCCACGGCGGGTAATGACGCGGTTGCCGGCAAGTACACCGTTACCGTGCAAAACCTTGCTACTTCATCGAAAGTAGCCAGTCAGGCTTTTTCGGGTGGCGTTTCCAGCCCTATTTCGAAGGGTACCCTGACCATCACCCAGGGCTCCTCCAGTTACTCTCTGGCCGTCGGTGCGAATGCCACTTTGCAATCGGTGCGTGATGCGATCAACGCCGACTCCAAGATGGCGTCGTCCGGGATCAGTGCCAACATCGTGACCGACTCGTTCGGCTCGCGCCTGGTGGTCGGTTCTGACAAGACGGGCGTGGGTACCGACCTCTCCGTGAGCGGCATTCCCGAGTTGCAGATCGATGGCACCAAGGTGATGTCGGACAAGGATAATCCGGTCACGGCCACTTCTTCCGGTGCTATTGGCAGCCTGGCTAAAGATGCCAATTTCACGGTCGATGGAATGGTGTTGACCAGTAAGTACAACACGGTCACCCAGGCCATCTCGGGGCTCAAGCTGAATCTGGTGGCACCAACGGCCCCTAATACTTCAATCACGGTGGAAGTGAAGACCAACACCGAGGGGCTCAAGACTTCCATCCAGAAGTTCGTCGATGCCTACAATGCCGTGGCCAACGGCATCTCGACCCTGACCAAGCCGTCCCTGGACGACGATGGCAAGCTGACCGTGCCTGCTCCGTTGACCGGTGACCCGCTGCCGCGCTCTATCCTGGCGGCGATTCGTGAGCCGTTGTCGCAAGTAGGCTCGGGCGGCAAGCTGACCGTGCTGGCGCAGTTGGGGATCACGACCAACCAGAAGACCGGTGCGTTGGATTTCGATGACAAGAAATTCACGGCGGCCATGAACGACAAGAAGCTGGGCGGCGAGGTGCAAAAGCTGTTCACCGGTGACGATGCCGTTCCGGGGTCGGGCCTGCTGGATCGCATGACTGCTGCGATCAAGCCGTTTACCCAGGGTGTCGGTACCACCGAGGGAATTCTGACCACTCGGACCAAGAACCTGGACATGGTCAAGAAGAAGCTCACCGACCAGCAGGCTGCCCTGGATCGTCGGATCGAAACGCTGACCGCCGTGTTGACCAAGAAGTACAACGACATGGACACCTTGGTCGGCAAGCTGAAGGCTACCGGCAACAACATCACTTCGATGTTCGAGGCATTGAACGCGCAGAAGAAATCCTGA
- the fliS gene encoding flagellar export chaperone FliS produces the protein MNPMLALRQYQKVGGQAQTSEASPHRLVQMLMEGGLDRIAQAKGAIERKDVANKGVFINKAIGIIGGLREGLDLENSMDTLGDLDGLYTYMMKRLTEANIKSDPKILDEVADLLRTVKEGWDAIAAPGPQF, from the coding sequence ATGAATCCGATGTTAGCCCTTCGCCAGTACCAAAAGGTGGGTGGACAGGCGCAGACCTCCGAGGCTAGCCCGCATCGCCTGGTGCAGATGCTGATGGAAGGTGGCCTGGATCGTATCGCTCAGGCCAAGGGTGCAATAGAGCGCAAGGATGTTGCCAACAAGGGCGTGTTCATCAACAAGGCCATCGGCATCATCGGCGGCTTGCGCGAAGGCCTGGACCTGGAAAACTCCATGGATACCCTGGGGGATCTGGACGGCCTGTACACCTACATGATGAAGCGCCTGACCGAGGCTAACATCAAGAGCGACCCGAAGATTCTCGATGAGGTCGCCGACCTGCTGCGTACGGTCAAAGAGGGCTGGGATGCGATCGCAGCCCCGGGTCCGCAGTTTTAA
- a CDS encoding flagellar protein FliT: MSAVLQRIEETRVALVDALAERNWQAIGELDLACRSCMEDVLSEAEVDEAALKDNLEELLGVYRQLLEVATGERQAIFDEMSQIHQAQNAAKVYHLFG; this comes from the coding sequence ATGAGTGCAGTCCTGCAACGCATTGAAGAAACTCGCGTGGCCCTGGTCGATGCCTTGGCCGAGCGCAATTGGCAAGCCATCGGTGAGTTGGACCTGGCCTGCCGTTCGTGCATGGAGGACGTACTCAGCGAAGCCGAGGTCGACGAGGCAGCCCTGAAGGACAATCTGGAGGAGTTGCTGGGGGTCTATCGGCAACTGCTGGAAGTGGCGACTGGCGAGCGCCAAGCGATATTCGACGAGATGTCGCAGATCCACCAAGCACAGAACGCAGCAAAGGTTTACCATTTGTTCGGTTAA